In the Ornithodoros turicata isolate Travis unplaced genomic scaffold, ASM3712646v1 Chromosome137, whole genome shotgun sequence genome, one interval contains:
- the LOC135372279 gene encoding uncharacterized protein LOC135372279, with protein MKLSVAFFRSRVLHRGLVLLFLILRQVDMCHQVCGVYVYDATLDAASFQQWLRETDVSESRHHSHVFNWVQFKRTWCGASLKIVQLEQFSTALVCHLRVVQLLHLKRFARKKLIKKLSGNPQHGTWDR; from the exons ATGAAGCTATCAG TTGCTTTTTTCCGCTCTCGTGTTCTGCACCGAGGTCTAGTTCTTTTATTCCTGATTCTGCGGCAAGTGGACATGTGTCACCAAGTTTGCGGGGTCTATGTATACGATGCAACTTTGGATGCAGCTTCGTTCCAGCAGTGGTTGCGCGAAACTGATGTTTCAGAGAGTAGGCACCATTCACACG TGTTCAACTGGGTGCAGTTCAAACGTACTTGGTGTGGAGCATCACTGAAAATTGTTCAGCTGGAACAGTTCAGCACAGCATTGGTCTGTCATCTGCGTGTTGTGCAACTTCTACATCTGAAGAGGTTTGCGAGGAAGAAGTTAATCAAGAAGCTATCAG